The proteins below are encoded in one region of Helicoverpa armigera isolate CAAS_96S chromosome 11, ASM3070526v1, whole genome shotgun sequence:
- the LOC110370057 gene encoding splicing factor 3B subunit 3 isoform X2, whose protein sequence is MYLYNLTLQGSSSITHAVHGNFSGTKQQEIVISRGKTLELLRPDPNTGKVHTLMKVEIFGVIRSMMSFRLTGGTKDYIVIGSDSGRIVILEYIPKKNILEKVHQETFGKSGCRRIVPGQYLAIDPKGRAVMIGAIEKQKLVYILNRDAEARLTISSPLEAHKSNTLVYHMVGVDVGFENPMFACLEIDYEEADADPSGEAAQKTQQTLTFYELDLGLNHVVRKYSEPLEEHANFLITVPGGNDGPSGVLICSENYLTYKNLGDQHDIRCPIPRRRNDLDDPERGMIFVCSATHKTKSMFFFLAQTEQGDIFKITIETDEDMVTEIKLKYFDTVPVATAMCVLKTGFLFVACEFGNHYLYQIAHLGDEDDEPEFSSAMPLEEGDTFFFAPRPLRNLVLVDELDSLSPILACRVADLAAEDTPQVYLACGRGPRSSLRALRHGLEVAEMAVSELPGSPNAVWTVRRHKDESSFG, encoded by the exons ATGTATCTGTACAATCTGACTTTGCAAGGCTCATCTTCGATTACACATGCCGTTCACGGTAATTTCTCCGGGACGAAGCAGCAGGAGATAGTGATTTCACGTGGGAAGACGTTGGAACTGCTTCGGCCCGACCCCAACACCGGGAAAGTGCATACGCTGATGAAAGTGGAGATTTTCGGCGTTATCAGATCTATGATGTCATTTCGGCTCACCGGAGGCACTAAAG ATTATATTGTGATAGGATCAGATTCTGGTCGCATTGTGATATTAGAGTATATTCCAAAGAAGAACATTCTGGAAAAAGTTCATCAAGAAACATTTGGCAAATCTGGATGCCGCAGAATTGTACCCGGCCAGTACTTGGCAATTGATCCCAAAGGCAGAGCTGTTATGATCG gtgcaaTTGAAAAGCAGAAGCTTGTGTACATATTAAACAGAGATGCTGAAGCCAGGCTCACAATTTCTTCTCCCCTGGAAGCTCACAAGTCCAACACATTGGTCTACCACATGGTTGGAGTGGACGTTGGCTTTGAAAACCCAATGTTTGCTTGTCTGGAGATTGACTATGAAGAGGCAGATGCAGATCCTTCAG gtgAAGCAGCACAAAAGACACAACAGACACTCACATTCTATGAGTTAGATTTAGGTTTGAACCATGTTGTCAGAAAGTACTCTGAACCTCTTGAGGAGCATGCAAACTTCCTCATCACAGTGCCAGGAGGCAATGATGGCCCATCAGGAGTACTCATTTGCTCGGAAAACTATCTCACATACAAGAACTTGGGTGACCAGCATGACATCCGATGTCCCATCCCGCGACGGCGAAATGACTTGGATGACCCTGAGAGAGGAATGATATTTGTCTGTTCAGCTACCCACAAGACCAAATCAATGTTCTTCTTCTTGGCACAGACTGAGCAAGGAGATATATTCAAAATTACTATTGAGACTGATGAAGATATGGTcactgaaattaaattgaagTACTTTGACACTGTACCTGTGGCAACTGCAATGTGTGTGCTCAAGACTGGCTTCCTATTTGTGGCCTGTGAATTTGGCAACCA CTACCTGTACCAAATTGCTCACTTGggtgatgaagatgatgaacCAGAATTCAGTTCAGCCATGCCTTTGGAGGAAGGAGACACATTTTTCTTTGCTCCAAGGCCACTAAGGAATCTGGTGCTTGTAGATGAACTGGACTCCCTGTCGCCCATTCTTG CATGTCGTGTGGCCGATTTGGCTGCTGAAGATACTCCTCAAGTGTATCTGGCTTGTGGCAGAGGACCAAGATCATCACTAAGAGCTCTTAGGCATGGTTTAGAGGTTGCTGAGATGGCTGTGTCTGAGTTGCCTGGTTCTCCCAATGCTGTATGGACCGTCAGGCGACACAAGGATG aatCTTCTTTCGGCTGA
- the LOC110370057 gene encoding splicing factor 3B subunit 3 isoform X1 has product MYLYNLTLQGSSSITHAVHGNFSGTKQQEIVISRGKTLELLRPDPNTGKVHTLMKVEIFGVIRSMMSFRLTGGTKDYIVIGSDSGRIVILEYIPKKNILEKVHQETFGKSGCRRIVPGQYLAIDPKGRAVMIGAIEKQKLVYILNRDAEARLTISSPLEAHKSNTLVYHMVGVDVGFENPMFACLEIDYEEADADPSGEAAQKTQQTLTFYELDLGLNHVVRKYSEPLEEHANFLITVPGGNDGPSGVLICSENYLTYKNLGDQHDIRCPIPRRRNDLDDPERGMIFVCSATHKTKSMFFFLAQTEQGDIFKITIETDEDMVTEIKLKYFDTVPVATAMCVLKTGFLFVACEFGNHYLYQIAHLGDEDDEPEFSSAMPLEEGDTFFFAPRPLRNLVLVDELDSLSPILACRVADLAAEDTPQVYLACGRGPRSSLRALRHGLEVAEMAVSELPGSPNAVWTVRRHKDEEYDSYIIVSFVNATLVLSIGETVEEVTDSGFLGTTPTLSCHALGADALVQVYPDGIRHIRADKRVNEWKAPGKKSIVKCAVNQRQVVIALTGGELVYFEMDPTGQLNEYTERKKLSSDVSCMALGSVATGEQRAWFLAVGLNDNTVRIISLDPSDCLAPRSMQALPAGAESLCIVEQPFESGAKSALQLNIGLSNGVLLRTTLDSVSGDLADTRTRYLGSRPVKLFKVRVQAAEAVLAVSSRTWLGYHYQNRFHLTPLSYECLEYAAGFSSEQCAEGIVAISSNTLRILALEKLGAVFNQTYLPLEYTPRKFVINSDNNNIIILETDHNSYTEEMKNQRRVQMAQEMREAAAGGGPEEQQLANEMADAFLSDTLPENIFSSPKAGAGMWASQIRVVDMGVSGGQPTTLFKLPLEQNEAAVSGCIVRWAAHAEHAQAHLVVGVAKDMILSPRSCTEGSLHVYKIYGSTGKLELVHKTPVDEYPGALAPFNGRLLAGVGRMLRLYDIGRRKLLRKCENRHIPNLIADIKTIGQRIFASDVQESVFCLKYKKRENQLIIFADDTNPRWITNSCILDYDTVAMSDKFGNVAVMRLPQSVTDDVDEDPTGNKALWDRGLLNGASQKGDVVVNFHVGETVTTLQRATLIPGGSEALLYATVSGSLGVLLPFTSREDHDFFQHLEMHMRSENPPLCGRDHLSFRSYYYPVKNVIDGDLCEQFNSLEPAKQKAIAGDLERTPAEVSKKLEDIRTRYAF; this is encoded by the exons ATGTATCTGTACAATCTGACTTTGCAAGGCTCATCTTCGATTACACATGCCGTTCACGGTAATTTCTCCGGGACGAAGCAGCAGGAGATAGTGATTTCACGTGGGAAGACGTTGGAACTGCTTCGGCCCGACCCCAACACCGGGAAAGTGCATACGCTGATGAAAGTGGAGATTTTCGGCGTTATCAGATCTATGATGTCATTTCGGCTCACCGGAGGCACTAAAG ATTATATTGTGATAGGATCAGATTCTGGTCGCATTGTGATATTAGAGTATATTCCAAAGAAGAACATTCTGGAAAAAGTTCATCAAGAAACATTTGGCAAATCTGGATGCCGCAGAATTGTACCCGGCCAGTACTTGGCAATTGATCCCAAAGGCAGAGCTGTTATGATCG gtgcaaTTGAAAAGCAGAAGCTTGTGTACATATTAAACAGAGATGCTGAAGCCAGGCTCACAATTTCTTCTCCCCTGGAAGCTCACAAGTCCAACACATTGGTCTACCACATGGTTGGAGTGGACGTTGGCTTTGAAAACCCAATGTTTGCTTGTCTGGAGATTGACTATGAAGAGGCAGATGCAGATCCTTCAG gtgAAGCAGCACAAAAGACACAACAGACACTCACATTCTATGAGTTAGATTTAGGTTTGAACCATGTTGTCAGAAAGTACTCTGAACCTCTTGAGGAGCATGCAAACTTCCTCATCACAGTGCCAGGAGGCAATGATGGCCCATCAGGAGTACTCATTTGCTCGGAAAACTATCTCACATACAAGAACTTGGGTGACCAGCATGACATCCGATGTCCCATCCCGCGACGGCGAAATGACTTGGATGACCCTGAGAGAGGAATGATATTTGTCTGTTCAGCTACCCACAAGACCAAATCAATGTTCTTCTTCTTGGCACAGACTGAGCAAGGAGATATATTCAAAATTACTATTGAGACTGATGAAGATATGGTcactgaaattaaattgaagTACTTTGACACTGTACCTGTGGCAACTGCAATGTGTGTGCTCAAGACTGGCTTCCTATTTGTGGCCTGTGAATTTGGCAACCA CTACCTGTACCAAATTGCTCACTTGggtgatgaagatgatgaacCAGAATTCAGTTCAGCCATGCCTTTGGAGGAAGGAGACACATTTTTCTTTGCTCCAAGGCCACTAAGGAATCTGGTGCTTGTAGATGAACTGGACTCCCTGTCGCCCATTCTTG CATGTCGTGTGGCCGATTTGGCTGCTGAAGATACTCCTCAAGTGTATCTGGCTTGTGGCAGAGGACCAAGATCATCACTAAGAGCTCTTAGGCATGGTTTAGAGGTTGCTGAGATGGCTGTGTCTGAGTTGCCTGGTTCTCCCAATGCTGTATGGACCGTCAGGCGACACAAGGATG AGGAGTATGATTCTTACATCATTGTGTCGTTCGTAAATGCCACGCTTGTACTATCTATCGGTGAAACGGTAGAAGAAGTGACGGACTCTGGGTTCCTGGGCACCACGCCCACGCTCAGCTGTCACGCGCTCGGCGCCGACGCCCTCGTTCAAGTGTACCCAGACGGCATCCGGCACATCCGCGCCGATAAGCGTGTCAACGAATGGAAGGCTCCAGGGAAGAAATCCATTGTCAAATGCGCAGTTAATCAGAGACAAGTAGTTATTGCTCTGACAGGAGGAGAATTAGTCTATTTTGAAATGGACCCT ACTGGTCAACTAAATGAATACACTGAGAGGAAGAAGTTGTCGTCAGATGTGTCATGCATGGCGTTGGGTTCAGTAGCGACTGGTGAACAAAGAGCCTGGTTCTTAGCTGTTGGACTGAATGACAACACTGTCAGGATCATCTCATTAGACCCATCT gaCTGCCTCGCCCCACGTTCCATGCAAGCCTTGCCAGCCGGCGCCGAATCTCTTTGTATTGTGGAACAACCGTTCGAGTCTGGTGCTAAATCCGCCTTACAGTTGAACATTGGCTTGAGCAATGGAGTATTACTGAGAACTACCTTAGACTCGGTCAGTGGGGATTTGGCTGACACAAGAACAAG GTACTTGGGATCTCGGCCGGTGAAGTTATTCAAAGTTCGCGTACAAGCGGCTGAGGCCGTGCTTGCTGTATCATCAAGAACTTGGCTGGGATACCACTATCAGAATCGCTTCCACCTCACGCCACTGTCCTATGAATGCTTGGAGTATGCAGCTGGATTTAGCTCTG AACAGTGCGCCGAAGGTATCGTAGCAATCTCCTCAAACACCCTCAGAATTTTGGCGTTAGAAAAACTAGGCGCCGTTTTCAATCAGACCTACCTGCCACTTGAATATACGCCGAGAAAGTTCGTCATTAACTCTGATAACAACAACATCATCATTCTGGAGACTGATCACAACTCTTACACTGAGGAAATGAAAAACCAAAGAAG GGTTCAAATGGCGCAAGAAATGAGAGAAGCTGCGGCAGGTGGCGGCCCTGAAGAACAGCAACTTGCTAATGAAATGGCTGATGCGTTCCTCTCGGATACACTTCCTGAAAATATATTCTCGTCACCCAAAGCTGGAGCAG GTATGTGGGCATCTCAAATCCGTGTGGTTGATATGGGGGTGAGCGGAGGTCAGCCGACTACATTATTCAAGTTGCCGCTGGAACAGAACGAGGCGGCGGTGTCGGGATGCATCGTGCGGTGGGCAGCTCACGCCGAACACGCACAGGCCCACTTAGTCGTCGGCGTCGCCAAAGACATGATTTTATCTCCAAGATCCTGCACAGAAGGCAGTTTACACGTTTATAag atttatgGCAGTACTGGGAAGTTAGAGTTAGTTCACAAGACACCTGTAGACGAATATCCTGGCGCGTTAGCTCCGTTCAATGGCAGGCTGTTGGCAGGAGTTGGGCGTATGTTAAGATTATACGACATCGGCAGACGAAAGCTACTGCGCAAGTGCGAAAACCGACACATTCCAAACCTTATAGCCGACATCAAAACTATTGGCCAGAGGATATTCGCATCAGATGTACAAGAATCTGTTTTCTGTCTGAAGTACAAAAAGCGAGAGAATCAGCTGATCATATTCGCTGATGACACCAATCCAAGATGGATCACAAATAGCTGTATTCTGGATTATGATACTGTCGCCATGTCTGATAAATTTGGCAATGTTGCTGTGATGAGACTGCCCCAGTCAGTTactgatgatgttgatgaagATCCTACAGGGAACAAAGCACTCTGGGATAGAG GACTTCTGAATGGAGCATCCCAGAAAGGCGATGTTGTGGTCAACTTCCACGTCGGAGAGACTGTAACCACGCTACAAAGAGCTACACTCATTCCTGGCGGTTCTGAAGCCCTATTGTACGCGACCGTCAGCGGCTCTCTCGGCGTTCTGCTTCCCTTCACATCTAGAGAAGATCACGACTTCTTCCAGCATCTGGAGATGCATATGAGGAGTGAGAACCCGCCACTGTGTGGCCGGGATCACTTGTCTTTTAGGAGCTATTATTACCCAGTAAAG AATGTGATAGACGGCGACCTGTGCGAGCAGTTCAACTCGCTGGAGCCGGCCAAGCAGAAGGCGATCGCCGGCGACTTGGAGAGAACGCCCGCCGAAGTGTCCAAAAAGTTGGAAGACATTAGAACTAGATATGCGTTTTAA